The sequence below is a genomic window from Harmonia axyridis chromosome 1, icHarAxyr1.1, whole genome shotgun sequence.
attttttattcaaatggacagaatctatatgatatTTGAGGATAttcttctgattggctgcaaactcacataagtaacatttatgttcttttttattcaaatggacagaatctatatgatttttgaggatattcttctgattggctgcaaactcacataagtaacatttatgttctttttttttcaaatggacacaatctatatgatttttgaggttttcctTCCGATTGgttgcataatcacataagtaacatttatgttcttttttattcaaatggacagaatctatatgctttttgaggttattcTTCCGATTGGCCGCATAATCACATAAgaaacatttatgttcttttttattcaaatggacaaaaTCTATATGAGTTTTGAGGATAttcttctgattggctgcaaactcacataagtgacatttatgttcttttttcttcaaatggacagaatctatatgatttttgaggtcACGTTTCTGAtaggctgcataatcacataagtaacatttatgttcttttttattcatatggacagaatctatatgatttttgaggttatccttccgattggctgcaaactcacataagtgacattcatgtacttttttattcaaatggacagaatttatatgctttttgaggtcatgTTTCAGAtaggctgcataatcacataagtaacatttatgttcttttttattcaaatggacagaatctatatgatatTTGAGGATATTCTTCTGATTAgttgcaaactcacataagtaacatttatgttcttttttattcaaatggacagaatctatatgatttttgaggaCATTCTTccgattggctgcataatcacataagaaacatttatgttcttttttattcaaatggacagaatctatatgccttttaagggtatttttctgattggctgcataatcacataagtgacatttatgttctcgttcattcaaatgaacagcATCTATATGCCCTTCAAGATTGTTTTTCTGGTTTAAAGCAAACTCCCCTATTTCATATTTAATAGACGATCTTATTTCATTCTCATCAGTGTAATGCTGAACAATATCCATGATTTCAGTCTTTTCATCAATATGCCCCCAATCAGTCGTGTCCTGAAAACTAgaaccaaaaaataattttaacattttgaTTTCCAATTGTAAAAGGTTTGAagagaaaacaatttcaacaaacactgaaaattttcattcaaaagtgttcttctacaaaatcgaattttcaaaaagatatttcaaaggaatatttcacaaagtgtGACATCTTTGTAAAAAGTATTGTTGCTTTTtttgcaatttcaaaataaataaattttgatcaTTAGGATCTACTATCTGTGTATCCtagaatatttgaattatagcgaaatagagaaaattattattaaatgatttatttattgatcgAAAATACACAATACAATGATGTGCATCTCACAGAGGCAATCGAGTTGCCTGTTTGTGAGCCTGATTTAGATCAACCGTATTTTCACAATTCATAGCCAACAAGAACTAAACAATAACAAAAGCAGAAAAAGTAACAACAATTATCAAATACCAGCAAATGACATAAAATTGCcttaatacaaaaaaatatacaaaaatcaatgaaactcAGCCGCAATCCAACTCTTTATTCATTCTTCCCGAAATAACCATCATCCAAAACCTTCAGTTCACTTGGAAGAGAGTTGAAAACACCTATTGCTCTAACAATGCTACTTTTGGTACTTACAGTCCTGTATCTTATAGGTAATTGAATACTCTTGTTTCTAGTGACACTTCCTGATCTTAAAAATTCACTCTTAAGGTTTCGGTAATGGTATCTCAGTGATTTcagtaaaaacaatttttcaatatttaggaGGACGTACCTAGCAACTTTCAagattattttttgttgattatcAAGAGGTTTAAACAAGCTCTATGCCAAGCAAATTGtaactaaatattttatattattcaaaacaAAAGAGATGGTCAATATATTCTgacatttttctttaaaatcaaGAGATTAAGACCAATAGGGATTGAAGGCAAACAACGGACACTTTTTAAAAGATCTAAATTGCTACAGTTTCGAGCTTACTTTGGACTCTTCCTCTGGCTAAAATATGAACAAGAAAAAATTAGAGAACGAAAACTACAAACAGAACTAATACCAAAACAGATCAgtgtaaaaataattaaaactttCAAAATCGTAAAAACACATCTACTTAACTGAAGAGACAATATGCCAATTTCTCtctaaaaataactttttttacaatgaaaaaagtgaaagtgaaaaaagttaaaatttggCCTACAGTattaagaaaaattaattaatgctTACTCCAAGTCCAATGAGTTTCCTTTTTCATAGCTATCATCATCTTCTCCCATTTCCATCTTCACTCTGTGATGATTATTTTCATCTaggaaaatttttgagtatgtttccatttctgGCTTCAACACTTAACGTAAATTCTtgattgtgaaaataaatatgtacaagTACAATTCGAGAACTGTTTGTTTTGTATAATCCATAGAGAAAGGAGGAATTTATTTGTCTATGATATAATCACAGACTTACTAGTAGTCTGTGATATAATCTCTACTGTGCACGATAGCATGAAGCATAGACAAAATTTCTCTATGGCATGAAGCCTGCCTTTTCTTCACCgactaaaaatatttattattttatattattatattatttatttgttgtgtGTTAACTGTGCTTTTGCGgtgtagaaaatttttttttggtaagaatCGATGCCAAATTCGTAATCTACGATCCCGAAACTACCTAAAAGAATCATAAAATGTTCGAAATtgatcggtcgattttttcggaaaaaccaagactTTATCGccgaaaaaagtttttgtttcagatcgatttcaaaattcgatgttatgaagaatttttcatgCTGAATTCgtatttgcaatcagttcctccctaGAAGCCCCCAAAAATGAGTTATTTCGATTTTTGGGTAGGAATTTTggccgaaaatttttttttattcgaatcaCCTTCTAAATTTGatttcttgaagaatttttcatgCTGAATTCAAACCAGTTGCTTGTTTTCTCATAGCTCACCCAAAAACTGGGATATTccgaattttgtgaaaaaaatgtgCTTTAAATGGACAGAGAAATTTTTCTGGTGAGAATCGATGACATTTGATTTTACGCCTTATACAAATCTGCAATCAGTTTGCTTCTAAAAGGTCCCAATTTCGAGATAATTCGAGTTTTGGGAAATCATTTTCATGTTAGTTTGTTCTGCCCTCTGGTGGATAAAATCTGAGGCTTGTGAATGGGTATGCTCTGATTTTTACTTTGACCgtcaaaatttcaaactttggaAGTAAATATCCGTTGCTATCTGGTTGAAAAAGTCTGAACCTTCCAAAAAGATTTATAAGACCTAAGTTTTGGCAGGGTTTGGTGCAGTTCTTTTGAGGACGAAAATGTTTTTGCTCATAAAAACTTTTAATATCGTGATAAATTTTCATGGACTATATTGGGTATTTGAGCTTCTAAAAGgctttaaatatatatatatatatatatatatatatatatatatatatatatatatatatatatatatatatatatatatatatatatatatatatatatatatatatatatatatatatatatatatatatatatatatatatttagtattctgtgcttTAAATTCCAAGATTTCTCGAGTTTTGTGGTTAAATTTTCAGCTCTTTTCTAATGGATTTCGATCCTTAAGGTCTCGAAGATATAAATTATCATTTCGAATATGCAATCAGAACTAACACAAAAGTTATGGCATATCAATTATGtcagtttcaataaaaaaatatccaaaaatttaatttttcggcaaccgtctgggaagtgctcacttcccggacgctttttctctgagaaagtagcatttcccggcctagtccggaaaagaatcatagaatccatagcaaccgagataacggctgacagttcatatgaaattagttgtcaaaaatttgcatgttttttgatcgcaatcgcaataaaatatggaaagcagcagcgatagtgttattttacatggttgccgaaaaaatattgtacgcaacacgcccgaaaatggtttttttggactcacagacttccaggactcgcttacgctcgtcctggaattttgtctattcgtccaaaaaaaccctattttccggacttgttacgtaaattactattaataGAGAATTTGCTTGCTAGCCATCTATACACAATTTACTGAACTTAACGTTGGAATAGCCAACCAAGCGTAGAATCCTGTAATATGGAAGACATTACCTAAGCTTGGTTTGAGCTACTCATCTCAGATGTCGCCATATAATTAAATCGAATTCATAGACGGAAAAAATTCATATgatcaaattcaaatatgtatGATTGAAAATTGTCAATTATTCGGTTTCatacttagaatatagatagattaaTTAATGTTCTAAAGTTGAATCTATGAAAATAAAACCAGGAACTTAGTCGTAATAGGATAAtgtattcccatttgaaaaactttattaAAACTCCAGCATccacaaataaaaatataagaatCCTTTCTGATTGAAGATTTGGATTTGTtactttcaattaaaaaaattgattctgATCATGATGATTAATTATTGTTCGAgtatttttcaagattttcctttttcttgttttttattaCCTTGCATGTATTAAGGTATTATTACACAATAATGTATTGAAAGCACacatatattaaaatattatatttaaatataagTTTGTACTACAGAGATAGTTTCTCCTAATAAATAGTTTTTGAGTAGCAGATATATCTTATTTTTCACATAATGATGGAATTTAAATAAAACAACAGTTTCATACAACTCTTCAATAAGAAGTGAAGAAgacaattaatataatatataaattaaCATTACCcacaaattcattgaaattatcacATTCATAAAATCATATCTAtaatttgtaaataaaattAGATCCTATAATacaactattgaaattttttttattctgtagGTCTAAATCCTCTAGGAATTTTTTTCCTTGTACTATTATCTTTTCTGCCTAAAATAGGACTTGCACCAGTTCCCATATTTCTTATTAGATTTTTCAGGCTTTTACCTTGATTATCAATTAGATTATTTTCCTGAgcaataatataaaaatcatcaagtaAATGAGGAGGAGGTTCTACTTGACATGGAGTAACAGATGTTTCCGATCCTTTATCTAAAAGCAAAGCCAAACGATTTTTCAAAGATTCATTCCTTTCTTCTAATCTACTTAATTTTTGAGCATCTTCTTCAAAATTCATTATGGTTGGTGTAGGCATATACTGCAATTCAGAACAATgagaacaaattgaaaaaaaaatcattgaagttATAACTAACCTGAAAAATCGAGGCTAAAAAATTATGCAACGACAATACTAAAGTATCTTGCCAATGCTTTGTAAAATGTAGTGAAAATGTTGGATTTTCATCAGGGTTCTTCACGTAAGGAAGTACTAGAATTATTTGATTCAGTAAGCTATTACAACATCTGTTAATTTGAAAT
It includes:
- the LOC123688644 gene encoding WD repeat-containing protein 91 — protein: MAHAHFIDEMIKEYLLFRGFGQTLKAFDTELKTDKEKSFRVDKIIEQLLLSVSNYDLSSLRELWGHLETHMFTKLEAQFMPGVKKLENAVLKLYLVNCISNNKTDKVTEFFMKMTPELQNQSEWKDWFVLPYVKNPDENPTFSLHFTKHWQDTLVLSLHNFLASIFQYMPTPTIMNFEEDAQKLSRLEERNESLKNRLALLLDKGSETSVTPCQVEPPPHLLDDFYIIAQENNLIDNQGKSLKNLIRNMGTGASPILGRKDNSTRKKIPRGFRPTE